In Myxococcus stipitatus, the following are encoded in one genomic region:
- a CDS encoding ABC transporter permease, protein MSAFAKTRYFWRSAAVGLKHSPFVHFIAVTTIAIALFSAGLARGGARMLDNLLASLGGEVEVTVYLAPELGQDEAHGVRARVEALSRGQVTLIPPEAALARLRTELGDLGEALSELPENPLPAALELRVPPEERNPEALKALAQELRALPGVSGVDYGEQAVERLTAIARALRFGALVAFVVVLGATVVIVAATLQLAIYSRREEIEIQKLVGATDRFVKAPFLLEGLLQGLLGAGVALLGLWVFGRVVGPMLGSLFAFLLGPGVAAPWVEPRLVLELVGAGCGLGLGGSFVAVGRFLRV, encoded by the coding sequence ATGAGCGCGTTCGCGAAGACCCGTTACTTCTGGCGCTCCGCGGCGGTGGGGCTCAAGCACTCGCCCTTCGTGCACTTCATCGCGGTGACGACCATCGCCATCGCGCTGTTCTCCGCGGGGCTCGCGCGAGGCGGCGCCCGGATGCTCGACAACCTGCTGGCGTCCCTGGGCGGCGAGGTGGAGGTGACGGTGTACCTGGCGCCGGAGCTGGGCCAGGACGAGGCCCATGGCGTGCGCGCGCGGGTCGAGGCCCTCAGCCGCGGACAGGTGACGCTCATTCCTCCCGAGGCCGCGCTGGCGCGGCTCCGCACGGAGCTGGGGGACCTGGGCGAGGCGCTGTCGGAGCTGCCGGAGAACCCGCTGCCCGCCGCGCTGGAGCTGCGGGTTCCTCCCGAAGAGCGCAACCCCGAGGCGCTCAAGGCGTTGGCCCAGGAGCTGCGCGCGCTGCCCGGGGTGTCCGGGGTGGACTACGGAGAGCAGGCCGTGGAGCGGCTGACCGCGATTGCGCGGGCGCTGCGCTTCGGGGCGCTGGTGGCCTTCGTGGTGGTGCTGGGCGCCACGGTCGTCATCGTCGCGGCCACGCTCCAGCTCGCCATCTATTCGCGGCGCGAGGAGATTGAAATCCAGAAGCTGGTCGGCGCGACGGACCGCTTCGTCAAGGCGCCCTTCCTGCTCGAGGGCCTGTTGCAGGGGCTCCTGGGCGCGGGGGTGGCGCTGTTGGGGTTGTGGGTTTTCGGCCGGGTGGTGGGGCCCATGCTGGGCTCGTTGTTCGCGTTCCTCCTGGGGCCGGGTGTGGCGGCGCCGTGGGTGGAGCCTCGGCTGGTGTTGGAGTTGGTGGGCGCGGGCTGTGGCCTGGGCCTGGGTGGCAGCTTCGTCGCGGTGGGGCGCTTTCTTCGCGTATGA
- the ftsE gene encoding cell division ATP-binding protein FtsE yields MIQFFHVYKAYPGDPPVLSDINLSVEKGEFVFLTGPSGAGKTTLLKLIFCAEKATKGQILVGGRNIARIRESAVPYLRRNIGVVFQDFKLLPHRTVEDNVSFTLDVLGVPRAEAREKVRRMLKLVGLEHKADSFPLRLSGGEQQRVVIARALVNDPTILLADEPTGNLDPALTVEIMDLLTQVNIRGTTVIVATHDATLLSRYQKRTVRLERGQIVSDEDGVKAARRMVV; encoded by the coding sequence ATGATTCAATTCTTTCACGTCTACAAGGCGTATCCCGGCGATCCGCCGGTCCTCTCGGACATCAACCTCAGCGTGGAGAAGGGTGAGTTCGTCTTCCTCACGGGCCCCTCCGGCGCGGGGAAGACGACGCTGCTCAAGCTCATCTTCTGCGCGGAGAAGGCCACCAAGGGGCAGATTCTGGTGGGCGGCCGCAACATCGCCCGCATCCGCGAGTCCGCCGTGCCCTACCTCCGGCGCAACATCGGGGTGGTGTTCCAGGACTTCAAGCTGCTGCCGCACCGGACGGTAGAGGACAACGTGTCCTTCACGTTGGACGTGCTCGGGGTGCCTCGGGCGGAGGCTCGCGAGAAGGTGCGGCGGATGCTGAAGCTGGTGGGGCTGGAGCACAAGGCGGACTCGTTTCCGCTCAGGCTCTCGGGTGGAGAGCAGCAGCGCGTGGTGATTGCGCGCGCGCTCGTGAACGACCCGACCATCCTGCTCGCGGACGAGCCCACGGGAAACCTGGACCCGGCGCTCACCGTCGAAATCATGGACCTGCTCACCCAGGTGAACATCCGGGGCACCACGGTGATTGTGGCCACGCACGACGCCACGCTGCTCTCGCGCTACCAGAAGCGCACGGTGCGGTTGGAGCGCGGGCAGATTGTCTCCGACGAGGACGGCGTCAAGGCGGCGCGGCGGATGGTCGTATGA
- a CDS encoding DASS family sodium-coupled anion symporter — MSEQPERRATRGQWVGRFAGPLAAALIYGVPSGLHTLPGLGDRPAAAAAVAAWMAIWWFTEAVPMAWTAVLPVALFPLLGVFDTTHPVVAVGRATLPFLDPYIFLFMGGMALGAAMEQWGLHRRIALLIMRAVGTGPERLLFGMLAATAAVSLWISNTATAVMMVPIGMALLSQLRAAEGRPLHHFGAALMLAVAYGSNIGGIGTKIGSPTNSVFAGVVSRRLGSDVGFVEYMIAALPFVLIFLPLTWAVLWRGARQDKMGPGQGGDVIAQELAELGPITPGERTVGLVFFTAAMLWIFGDLLRAVLAPWVALAFNGFKLGGKHYEAAVAMLGALTLILMGRLSLAALRRVPWDTLLLLGGGFALAAGIEASGLASWLTTRLSELESLPGLVQHGVVATATILLSAIASNTATTNVMLNVLPATRPLLAVSTFAASCDFALPAGTPPNAIVFGSGVVRLPVMMRTGILLDVLAALVLMVYGATWVQWVLP, encoded by the coding sequence ATGAGCGAGCAGCCGGAGCGCCGCGCGACGAGGGGACAGTGGGTGGGACGCTTCGCGGGGCCGCTGGCCGCCGCGCTCATCTACGGGGTTCCCTCCGGACTCCACACCCTGCCAGGTCTGGGTGACCGTCCCGCCGCCGCCGCCGCGGTCGCCGCGTGGATGGCGATTTGGTGGTTCACCGAGGCCGTCCCCATGGCCTGGACCGCGGTGCTCCCCGTCGCGCTGTTCCCCCTGCTCGGCGTGTTCGACACGACCCACCCCGTCGTCGCCGTGGGCCGAGCCACGCTGCCCTTCCTGGACCCGTACATCTTCCTCTTCATGGGAGGCATGGCCCTGGGCGCGGCCATGGAGCAGTGGGGACTGCACCGCAGAATCGCCCTGCTCATCATGCGCGCCGTCGGGACAGGCCCCGAGCGGCTCTTGTTCGGCATGCTCGCGGCCACGGCGGCCGTGTCGCTCTGGATTTCCAACACGGCGACGGCGGTGATGATGGTGCCCATCGGCATGGCGCTGCTCTCCCAGTTGCGCGCCGCCGAGGGACGTCCCCTCCATCACTTCGGCGCGGCGCTCATGCTCGCCGTCGCGTACGGCTCCAACATCGGCGGCATTGGCACCAAGATTGGCAGCCCCACCAACTCCGTCTTCGCGGGGGTGGTGTCCCGCCGGCTGGGCAGCGACGTGGGCTTCGTCGAGTACATGATTGCCGCCCTCCCCTTCGTCCTCATCTTCCTGCCGCTGACGTGGGCGGTGCTGTGGCGCGGGGCCCGCCAGGACAAGATGGGCCCGGGCCAGGGCGGAGACGTCATCGCCCAGGAGCTGGCGGAGCTGGGCCCCATCACGCCTGGGGAGCGCACGGTGGGGCTCGTGTTCTTCACCGCCGCGATGCTGTGGATTTTCGGAGACCTGCTGCGCGCGGTGCTCGCGCCGTGGGTCGCCCTCGCGTTCAACGGCTTCAAGCTGGGGGGCAAGCACTACGAGGCCGCGGTGGCGATGCTGGGCGCACTCACGCTGATTCTCATGGGGCGGCTGTCGCTCGCGGCGCTGCGGCGCGTGCCCTGGGACACGCTGCTGCTCCTGGGCGGAGGCTTCGCGTTGGCGGCGGGAATCGAAGCCAGCGGACTGGCCTCCTGGCTCACCACGCGCCTGTCCGAGCTGGAGTCCCTGCCTGGGCTTGTCCAACACGGAGTGGTCGCCACCGCAACCATCCTGCTGTCGGCCATCGCCTCCAACACGGCCACGACGAACGTCATGCTCAACGTGCTGCCCGCCACACGGCCCCTGCTGGCGGTGAGCACCTTCGCGGCTTCGTGTGATTTCGCGCTGCCGGCGGGCACGCCGCCCAACGCCATCGTCTTCGGCAGCGGCGTGGTGCGACTGCCAGTGATGATGCGCACCGGCATCCTCCTGGACGTGCTGGCGGCCCTCGTGCTGATGGTCTACGGGGCCACCTGGGTCCAGTGGGTCCTCCCCTGA
- a CDS encoding S41 family peptidase — MTGLTQPWRVALAALILLSGPSAADEKKDAGTHAPASSSERAEKADATYRQLETFARVLSYVENNYVEAPNQERLIYGAIQGMLDTLDPHTVFMPPDVFREMKIDTSGEWGGLGIEIARKNDRIIVVAPIDDTPAARAGLKAGDELVGIDGESTRGMDVGRAMQKMRGPAGGRVLLSILRQGFSAPREIAIIRDHIRIVSVEGELYGGIGHVKVKNFQERTDQYLRKELDRLRGLNGGKELRGLVLDLRNNPGGLLDEAVAMSDRFLPGNLPIVFTRGRDGRNSTEERSKDRDTEKNYPVVVLVNGGSASASEIVAGALQDHGRATLMGTPTFGKGSVQTVIELEDGSGLKLTIARYYTPKGRSIQERGITPDYLVPDEPGAKPGREAPREKDLQRHFRAESSATSEPASPAPRGPPENLPKWEPTAALKDYPLKVALEYLHGLSAAPGRPPARAEGR, encoded by the coding sequence GTGACGGGTCTCACTCAGCCGTGGCGCGTGGCGCTGGCCGCGCTCATCCTCCTGTCCGGACCCTCGGCCGCCGATGAGAAGAAGGACGCGGGGACTCATGCTCCCGCGTCGTCCTCGGAGCGGGCGGAGAAGGCGGATGCCACCTACCGCCAGTTGGAGACCTTCGCCCGCGTGCTCTCCTACGTGGAGAACAACTACGTCGAGGCGCCGAACCAGGAGCGGCTCATCTACGGCGCCATCCAGGGGATGCTCGACACGTTGGACCCGCACACCGTCTTCATGCCTCCGGACGTCTTCCGGGAGATGAAGATTGATACGTCGGGCGAGTGGGGTGGGCTCGGCATCGAAATCGCGCGCAAGAACGACCGCATCATCGTCGTGGCCCCCATCGACGACACGCCGGCTGCGCGTGCGGGACTCAAGGCGGGCGACGAGCTGGTGGGCATCGACGGCGAGAGCACCCGCGGCATGGACGTGGGGCGGGCCATGCAGAAGATGCGAGGCCCCGCAGGGGGGCGCGTGCTCCTGAGCATCCTGCGCCAGGGCTTCAGCGCGCCGCGCGAAATCGCCATCATCCGGGACCACATCCGCATCGTCTCCGTGGAGGGTGAGCTCTACGGCGGCATCGGCCATGTGAAGGTGAAGAACTTCCAGGAGCGCACGGACCAGTACCTGCGCAAGGAGCTGGACCGGCTGCGAGGTCTCAACGGGGGCAAGGAGCTGCGCGGTCTGGTCCTGGACCTGCGCAACAACCCCGGAGGCCTGTTGGACGAGGCGGTGGCGATGAGCGACCGGTTCCTCCCGGGCAACCTGCCCATCGTCTTCACGCGTGGGCGCGACGGCCGCAACTCCACCGAGGAGCGCAGCAAGGACCGCGATACGGAGAAGAACTATCCGGTGGTGGTGTTGGTGAACGGCGGCAGTGCGTCCGCGTCGGAAATCGTGGCGGGCGCGCTTCAGGACCACGGCCGCGCCACGCTGATGGGCACGCCCACCTTCGGCAAGGGCAGCGTCCAGACGGTCATCGAGCTGGAGGACGGCTCGGGGCTGAAGCTGACCATCGCGCGCTACTACACGCCCAAGGGCCGCAGCATCCAGGAGCGGGGCATCACTCCGGACTACCTCGTGCCGGATGAGCCCGGCGCCAAACCGGGACGCGAGGCGCCTCGGGAGAAGGACCTCCAGCGCCACTTCCGCGCCGAGTCCTCCGCCACCAGCGAGCCCGCATCACCCGCTCCTCGTGGCCCGCCGGAGAATCTGCCCAAGTGGGAGCCCACCGCGGCACTGAAGGACTACCCCCTCAAGGTCGCGCTCGAGTATCTCCACGGCCTCTCGGCCGCTCCAGGGCGGCCTCCGGCGCGAGCTGAGGGTCGGTAA
- a CDS encoding murein hydrolase activator EnvC family protein — MSRALVLAAALVLMGLPARAQKLEEAEQAALREKLAAQRATLALVESKKLSVLEGLELMEEMVSFSRRRVRALEADLTVFRKRVILAEREEALLREALRVQLRRLSPRLRTLYRVMRRRPLEVLLSAEDFSALVWRARALEASMAGDLELLRGVQRVAHLQRQSTRELKRLQASLASRVSFLQEQERLARAQRAALEEVVGSLAGEAELARRAVKELEHADAELTQVVRELKEAPATHGFGALRGKLPQPTRGIVEVGFGKVVNPRFNTVTVQKGLDIRAAAGAPVQAVADGTVVYSGSLRGYGNLLILDHGDGYHTLMAHLASIVPGLGAAVAAGEVVGEVGDTGSLKGSYLYFEVRKAGQAVDPAPWLAPAS; from the coding sequence ATGAGCCGCGCTCTGGTCCTCGCCGCGGCCCTGGTGCTGATGGGGTTGCCCGCGCGTGCACAGAAGTTGGAGGAGGCGGAGCAGGCCGCCTTGCGCGAGAAGCTCGCCGCGCAGCGCGCGACGTTGGCGCTGGTGGAGTCGAAGAAGCTCAGCGTCCTCGAGGGCCTGGAGCTGATGGAGGAGATGGTGTCCTTCTCCCGCCGGCGCGTCCGGGCGCTGGAGGCGGACCTGACGGTGTTCCGCAAGCGCGTCATCCTGGCCGAGCGCGAGGAGGCACTCTTGCGCGAGGCGCTGCGTGTCCAGCTCCGACGGTTGTCACCTCGCCTGCGCACGCTCTACCGCGTGATGCGCCGCCGCCCGCTGGAGGTCCTGTTGTCGGCGGAGGACTTCTCCGCGCTCGTGTGGCGCGCGCGTGCGCTGGAGGCGAGCATGGCCGGCGACCTGGAGCTGCTGCGCGGCGTGCAGCGCGTGGCTCACCTCCAACGGCAGTCCACTCGGGAGCTGAAGCGGCTGCAGGCGTCGCTCGCCTCGCGTGTGTCGTTCCTCCAGGAGCAGGAGCGGCTGGCGCGGGCTCAGCGCGCGGCGCTCGAGGAAGTGGTGGGCTCGCTGGCGGGAGAGGCGGAGCTGGCGCGCCGCGCGGTGAAGGAGTTGGAGCATGCCGACGCGGAGCTCACCCAGGTGGTGCGCGAGCTGAAGGAGGCCCCCGCCACACATGGCTTCGGCGCGCTTCGCGGCAAGCTGCCGCAGCCCACGCGCGGCATCGTCGAGGTGGGCTTTGGCAAGGTGGTCAACCCGCGCTTCAACACCGTCACCGTGCAGAAGGGCCTGGATATCCGCGCCGCCGCGGGCGCTCCCGTCCAGGCGGTGGCCGACGGCACCGTCGTCTACTCCGGCTCGCTGCGGGGCTACGGCAACCTGCTCATCCTGGACCACGGCGACGGCTACCACACGCTCATGGCCCACCTGGCCTCCATCGTCCCGGGGCTCGGGGCCGCGGTGGCCGCCGGTGAGGTCGTGGGCGAAGTGGGAGACACGGGCTCGCTCAAGGGCTCGTATCTCTACTTCGAGGTCCGCAAGGCGGGGCAGGCCGTGGACCCCGCGCCCTGGCTTGCTCCTGCATCCTGA
- a CDS encoding alpha/beta fold hydrolase: MDLMGGMQKAVRRVLVARGVQSSTVDVGRQSVHFYALKGQGKGPPVVLVHGLGGSANGFSRVFFGLAKRFSRVVAPDLPGHGFSTEYCGGQVCVRNQFEVLRAFVEQEVEEPAFIVGNSLGGAMSVNLAAENPQWVRALALVAPAGAELPVEENAALLNSFTVRTPAEARAFTRRLFHQAPLPALLLAPELTRFYDTPTVKALTAEVMATQLSLEPQAVRNLSMPVLFLWGGSERLLPSRSLDWFRTHLPSHAQVRVVQGFGHVPQMERPDELVSHLVRFADASEL; this comes from the coding sequence ATGGACCTGATGGGCGGAATGCAGAAGGCGGTGCGGCGGGTGCTGGTGGCTCGAGGTGTCCAGTCCTCGACAGTGGACGTGGGGCGACAGTCTGTTCACTTCTACGCGTTGAAGGGGCAGGGCAAGGGGCCGCCGGTGGTGCTGGTGCATGGGCTGGGCGGCTCTGCGAATGGCTTCAGCCGCGTGTTCTTTGGCCTGGCGAAGCGCTTCTCCCGCGTGGTGGCGCCGGACCTTCCGGGCCATGGCTTCTCCACGGAGTACTGCGGCGGGCAGGTCTGCGTCCGCAATCAGTTCGAGGTGCTGCGCGCCTTCGTGGAGCAGGAGGTGGAGGAGCCCGCCTTCATCGTCGGCAATTCGCTGGGGGGAGCCATGTCGGTGAACCTGGCGGCGGAGAATCCCCAGTGGGTGCGCGCGCTGGCGCTGGTGGCCCCGGCGGGCGCGGAGCTTCCAGTCGAAGAGAACGCGGCGCTGCTCAATTCGTTCACGGTGCGTACACCCGCGGAGGCGCGGGCCTTCACCCGCCGCCTGTTCCACCAGGCCCCGCTGCCGGCGCTGCTGCTCGCGCCCGAGCTGACCCGATTCTACGACACCCCCACGGTGAAGGCGCTCACCGCGGAGGTGATGGCCACCCAGCTCAGCCTGGAGCCGCAGGCGGTGCGCAACCTGTCCATGCCGGTGCTGTTCCTCTGGGGCGGCAGTGAGCGGCTGTTGCCCTCGCGCTCGCTCGACTGGTTTCGCACGCACCTTCCCTCGCATGCGCAGGTGCGCGTGGTGCAGGGGTTCGGGCACGTGCCCCAGATGGAGCGTCCAGACGAGCTCGTGTCGCACCTGGTGCGCTTCGCCGACGCGTCCGAGCTCTGA